From a region of the Azospirillum formosense genome:
- a CDS encoding zinc-dependent alcohol dehydrogenase codes for MRALCWNGVNDLRVERVPDPTILGPQDAIIKVGLSSVCGSDLHLIGGYVPTMRAGDIIGHEFLGEVVEKGPEVTRLNRGDRVITVSIIGCGKCWHCEHEEFSLCDNSNPQPAFEEAAYGHCTAGIFGYSHAFGGYAGSHAEYIRVPFADTNCFRVPEGVTDEQAVFVSDAVPTGYMAADMGGIKPGDVVAVWGCGGVGQMAIKSAFLMGAERVIGIDRFPDRLRAAQMKAGAETLDYSRVDIHDALLAMTGGRGPDVCIDAVGMEADSGAPSIKGLGIEDLYDRGKQALRLESDRPAVLRQMIQCCRKGGTLSIVGVYGGLIDKFPMGAAMNKALTFRMGQQHGQRYVKRLFEHIEKGELDPAYLLTHKWALDDAPQGYRMFKEKADDCMRVVFAP; via the coding sequence ATGAGGGCTCTCTGCTGGAACGGCGTGAACGACCTGCGGGTGGAGCGGGTGCCGGACCCCACGATCCTCGGCCCGCAGGACGCGATCATCAAGGTCGGCCTGTCCTCGGTCTGCGGGTCGGACCTGCATCTGATCGGCGGCTACGTCCCCACCATGCGGGCCGGCGACATCATCGGCCACGAATTCCTGGGCGAGGTGGTCGAGAAGGGGCCGGAGGTGACGCGGCTGAACCGCGGCGACCGGGTGATCACCGTGTCGATCATCGGCTGCGGCAAATGCTGGCATTGCGAGCATGAGGAATTCTCGCTCTGCGACAACTCCAACCCGCAGCCGGCCTTCGAGGAGGCGGCCTACGGGCACTGCACCGCCGGCATCTTCGGCTACAGCCACGCCTTCGGCGGCTACGCCGGAAGCCACGCCGAATACATCCGCGTCCCCTTCGCCGACACCAACTGCTTCCGCGTGCCGGAAGGGGTGACGGACGAGCAGGCGGTCTTCGTCTCCGACGCCGTGCCGACCGGCTACATGGCCGCCGACATGGGCGGCATCAAGCCGGGCGACGTGGTGGCCGTCTGGGGCTGCGGCGGCGTCGGACAGATGGCCATCAAGAGCGCCTTCCTGATGGGGGCGGAGCGGGTGATCGGCATCGACCGCTTCCCCGACCGGCTGCGCGCCGCCCAGATGAAGGCGGGGGCCGAGACGCTGGATTACAGCCGAGTCGACATCCACGACGCCCTGCTGGCGATGACCGGCGGGCGCGGGCCGGACGTCTGCATCGACGCGGTGGGCATGGAGGCGGACAGCGGCGCCCCGTCCATCAAAGGGCTGGGCATCGAGGATCTGTACGACCGCGGCAAGCAGGCGCTGCGGCTGGAGAGCGACCGGCCCGCCGTCCTGCGCCAGATGATCCAGTGCTGCCGCAAGGGCGGCACCCTGTCCATCGTCGGCGTCTATGGCGGCCTCATCGACAAGTTCCCGATGGGGGCGGCGATGAACAAGGCGCTGACCTTCCGCATGGGGCAGCAGCACGGCCAGCGCTACGTCAAGCGCCTGTTCGAGCACATCGAGAAGGGTGAACTCGATCCCGCCTACCTGTTGACCCACAAATGGGCGTTGGACGACGCCCCCCAGGGCTACCGCATGTTCAAGGAAAAGGCCGACGACTGCATGCGGGTCGTCTTCGCGCCGTGA
- a CDS encoding SRPBCC family protein, which yields MTRGRDDGWRPEGSAGTLERWAAILGGTALGFAGARRGSWALAALGGGLFLAGAAGVPLSRPLRHVALPAPRREPTTTQANVTIAVPAETLFRHWRNVRHLAALFPHLDAVEILSDTESRWKAHGPGGVPVVWNSRIDKVRENELITWHTLDGADLPHRGTVLFRPAPGGRGTEVSLTLAYHPPGGMGGDAVSRLFGAAPEQQAREALRRLKRIMEVGELPTIEGQPSGRAGRSGAGSRLQEVTG from the coding sequence ATGACCCGGGGCCGGGACGACGGCTGGCGCCCGGAGGGCTCCGCCGGGACGCTCGAACGCTGGGCCGCCATCCTCGGCGGCACGGCGCTGGGCTTCGCCGGGGCGCGGCGGGGAAGCTGGGCGCTGGCCGCGCTCGGCGGCGGGCTGTTCCTCGCCGGTGCGGCGGGGGTTCCGCTGTCCAGGCCGCTGCGGCACGTTGCGCTGCCGGCGCCGCGCCGGGAGCCGACGACCACCCAGGCGAACGTCACCATCGCCGTCCCGGCCGAGACGCTGTTCCGCCACTGGCGCAACGTCCGCCATCTGGCGGCGCTGTTCCCCCACCTCGACGCCGTGGAGATCCTGTCCGACACGGAAAGCCGCTGGAAGGCCCATGGCCCCGGCGGCGTTCCGGTGGTCTGGAACAGCCGGATCGACAAGGTGCGGGAGAACGAACTCATCACGTGGCACACGCTGGACGGGGCGGATCTGCCGCACCGCGGCACCGTCCTGTTCCGTCCCGCGCCGGGCGGGCGCGGGACGGAGGTCAGCCTGACGCTGGCCTACCACCCGCCGGGAGGCATGGGCGGCGACGCGGTGTCCCGCCTGTTCGGCGCCGCGCCGGAGCAACAGGCGCGCGAGGCGCTGCGCCGCCTCAAGCGGATCATGGAGGTCGGGGAGCTTCCCACCATCGAGGGCCAGCCGAGCGGGCGGGCCGGGCGGAGCGGAGCCGGATCGCGATTGCAGGAGGTGACGGGATGA
- a CDS encoding DUF3775 domain-containing protein yields MLKQISVDTVKQAADLAYEAVADRQRFLAGMRNIDLGEQTSERGSRNPTDLDALSILSSDASGALSQLQKMLEDLTPEQRMELRAVMFVGRGDFAGNQWERALDEAGRAPDATHYTDIAERIDLHDDLMKGLYELNLINKKKDGQ; encoded by the coding sequence ATGCTCAAACAGATTTCGGTCGACACCGTGAAGCAGGCCGCCGACCTCGCGTACGAGGCCGTGGCCGACCGCCAGCGTTTCCTCGCGGGAATGCGCAACATCGACCTTGGGGAACAGACCAGCGAACGCGGTTCGCGGAACCCGACCGATCTCGACGCCCTCAGCATCCTGTCGTCCGACGCCAGCGGCGCGCTGAGCCAGCTCCAGAAGATGCTGGAGGACCTGACGCCCGAACAGCGGATGGAACTGCGCGCGGTCATGTTCGTGGGGCGCGGCGACTTCGCCGGGAACCAGTGGGAGCGCGCTCTGGACGAGGCCGGGCGGGCGCCCGACGCCACCCACTACACCGACATCGCGGAGCGCATCGACCTGCACGACGACCTGATGAAGGGGCTGTACGAACTGAACCTGATCAACAAGAAGAAGGACGGGCAATGA
- a CDS encoding dienelactone hydrolase family protein, which yields MPLLSAQIGETVDGGFAPVRLDTDRGTVEARLHAAPDGHKAAGTLAVLWLGGVGGGFDSPAHGLYARLAEDLRPDGIASLRVRYRNPRALDEAVYDALCGLTFLGRMGIHHVALVGHSFGGAVAIQAAASNRGAVCTVVTLATQGLGTDAVADLSCPVLLVHGEADEVLTPMCSIHVHRMAREPKKLVLMPGAGHCLDETAEAVCREVRDWIKAQLLER from the coding sequence ATGCCGCTCCTGTCGGCGCAGATCGGCGAGACCGTGGACGGGGGGTTCGCCCCCGTGCGCCTGGACACCGACCGCGGCACCGTGGAAGCCCGCCTCCATGCCGCGCCCGATGGGCACAAGGCGGCGGGAACGCTGGCCGTCCTGTGGCTGGGCGGCGTCGGCGGCGGCTTCGACTCGCCGGCCCATGGGCTCTATGCGCGGCTGGCCGAGGATCTCAGGCCGGACGGCATCGCCTCGCTGCGCGTCCGCTACCGCAACCCGCGCGCCCTGGACGAGGCCGTCTACGACGCGCTGTGCGGCCTGACCTTCCTCGGCCGGATGGGCATCCACCACGTCGCGCTGGTCGGCCATTCCTTCGGCGGGGCGGTGGCGATCCAGGCCGCGGCCTCCAACCGCGGCGCGGTCTGCACGGTGGTGACGCTGGCGACCCAGGGGCTGGGCACCGACGCGGTGGCGGACCTCAGCTGCCCGGTGCTGCTGGTCCATGGCGAGGCCGACGAGGTGTTGACGCCGATGTGCTCGATCCACGTCCACCGCATGGCGCGCGAACCGAAGAAGCTGGTCCTGATGCCCGGCGCCGGCCACTGCCTGGACGAGACCGCCGAGGCCGTCTGCCGCGAGGTGCGCGACTGGATCAAGGCTCAACTGCTGGAGCGGTAG
- a CDS encoding CidA/LrgA family protein — protein sequence MLGTLTLLLSCQLAGELTARLLHLPVPGPVLGMVLLFAGLLVRGGVPEPLQETAGGILRHLSLLFVPAGVGVMAHLNRLEAEALPIAAALLGSTLIGVALTAWVMSVLSRRGPDAESRDAEDAP from the coding sequence ATGCTCGGCACCCTGACCCTTCTTCTCTCCTGCCAGCTGGCGGGGGAATTGACCGCCCGCCTGCTGCATCTGCCCGTGCCGGGGCCGGTGCTGGGCATGGTCCTGCTGTTCGCCGGCCTGCTGGTCCGCGGCGGCGTGCCGGAGCCGCTGCAGGAGACGGCGGGCGGCATCCTGCGCCATCTGTCGCTTCTCTTCGTTCCGGCGGGCGTCGGGGTGATGGCGCACCTGAACCGGCTGGAGGCGGAGGCCCTGCCCATCGCCGCCGCCCTGCTGGGCAGCACGCTGATCGGCGTCGCTCTGACCGCCTGGGTGATGAGCGTGCTGAGCCGCCGCGGGCCCGACGCCGAGTCCAGGGATGCGGAGGACGCGCCATGA
- a CDS encoding LrgB family protein, producing the protein MSPDFHEIWVYLSASPLAGLTLTLAAYQAGMWVFERFGRRPALNPVMIAVLLIAATLMVAGIDYRTYFDGAQFVHFLLGPATVALAVPLYRQFQQVRRSAVALLVALVTGSAASALSAVGIAWALGASEHTMLSLAPKSVTSPIAMGVSEQIGGLPSLTAVFVILTGIIAASFGTWVLNLVRVTDWRARGFGMGVAAHGIGTARALQVNEVAGAFAGLGMGLNGLVTAILLPVLYRLFFG; encoded by the coding sequence ATGAGCCCCGATTTCCACGAGATCTGGGTCTATCTGTCGGCCAGCCCGCTCGCCGGCCTGACCCTGACGCTGGCCGCCTATCAGGCGGGAATGTGGGTGTTCGAGCGGTTCGGGCGGCGCCCCGCGCTGAACCCGGTGATGATCGCGGTGCTGCTGATCGCCGCGACGTTGATGGTGGCGGGGATCGACTACCGCACCTATTTCGACGGCGCGCAGTTCGTGCATTTCCTGCTCGGCCCGGCCACGGTGGCGCTGGCGGTCCCGCTTTACCGCCAGTTCCAGCAGGTCCGCCGCTCCGCCGTGGCGCTGCTGGTCGCCCTGGTGACCGGTTCCGCCGCGTCGGCCTTGAGCGCGGTGGGCATCGCCTGGGCGCTGGGCGCGTCGGAGCACACGATGCTGTCGCTGGCGCCGAAGTCGGTGACCTCCCCCATCGCCATGGGCGTGTCGGAGCAGATCGGCGGCCTGCCCTCCCTCACCGCGGTCTTCGTGATCCTGACCGGGATCATCGCCGCCTCCTTCGGCACCTGGGTCCTGAACCTCGTCCGGGTGACGGACTGGCGGGCGCGCGGCTTCGGCATGGGGGTGGCCGCCCATGGCATCGGCACCGCCCGCGCGCTCCAGGTCAACGAGGTGGCGGGTGCCTTCGCCGGCTTGGGCATGGGGCTGAACGGGCTGGTGACGGCCATCCTGCTGCCGGTCCTCTACCGCCTGTTCTTCGGCTGA
- the leuA gene encoding 2-isopropylmalate synthase → MNHIATPAASSAAKHEKYVPFAPVKLTDRQWPNRTIEKAPVWCSVDLRDGNQALIEPMGPDRKRAMFDALLKMGFKEIEIGFPAASQTDFDFCREIIEGGKIPDGVTIQVLTQAREELIRRTFEGIKGSKRAIVHLYNSTSELQRRVVFGLDRQGIVDIAVAGTKLIKQLAAEHPETEIVLQYSPESFTGTELEFALEICEAVMETWGASAANKVILNLPATVEMSTPNIHADQIEWFCRNMKNRDAAIISLHPHNDRGTGVAAAELGILAGADRVEGTLFGNGERTGNVDVITLALNMLTQGVDPELRIDDINEIVRVAEYCTQLPVHPRHPYAGELVFTAFSGSHQDAINKGLKALAKSNHGTWEVPYLPIDPQDLGRSYEAVIRINSQSGKGGIAYVLEKDYGIQIPRRLQIEFSKTVQRIADETGKELAPADIHNAFKAEYLDIDAPLALIEHSTEPRGPNSGARVLNVVVSRDGVVSTLKGSGKGPIDAFLDALRQGAGIDLHVVDYREHAVGEGEDAQACAYVEVKTKDERTLFGVGMDADIVTASLRALVSAANRAAR, encoded by the coding sequence ATGAACCACATCGCCACCCCCGCCGCCTCCTCTGCCGCCAAGCACGAGAAGTACGTCCCCTTCGCCCCGGTGAAGCTGACCGACCGCCAGTGGCCGAACCGGACCATCGAGAAGGCTCCGGTCTGGTGCTCGGTGGACCTGCGCGACGGCAACCAGGCGCTGATCGAGCCGATGGGTCCGGACCGCAAGCGCGCGATGTTCGACGCGCTGCTGAAGATGGGCTTCAAGGAGATCGAGATCGGCTTCCCCGCCGCCTCGCAGACCGATTTCGACTTCTGCCGCGAGATCATCGAGGGCGGCAAGATCCCCGACGGCGTGACCATCCAGGTGCTGACCCAGGCCCGCGAGGAGCTGATCCGCCGCACCTTCGAGGGCATCAAGGGCTCCAAGCGCGCCATCGTCCATCTGTACAACTCCACCTCGGAGCTGCAGCGCCGCGTCGTCTTCGGGCTGGACCGCCAGGGCATCGTCGACATCGCCGTCGCCGGCACCAAGCTGATCAAGCAGCTGGCCGCCGAGCATCCGGAGACCGAGATCGTCCTGCAGTACTCGCCGGAGAGCTTCACCGGGACCGAGCTGGAGTTCGCCCTGGAGATCTGCGAGGCGGTGATGGAGACCTGGGGCGCCAGCGCCGCCAACAAGGTCATCCTGAACCTGCCGGCGACGGTGGAGATGTCTACCCCGAACATCCACGCCGACCAGATCGAGTGGTTCTGCCGCAACATGAAGAACCGCGACGCGGCGATCATCTCCCTGCACCCGCACAACGACCGCGGCACCGGCGTCGCGGCGGCGGAGCTGGGCATTCTGGCCGGCGCCGACCGCGTGGAAGGCACCCTGTTCGGCAACGGCGAGCGCACCGGCAACGTGGACGTGATCACGCTGGCGCTGAACATGCTGACCCAGGGCGTCGATCCGGAGCTGCGCATCGACGACATCAACGAGATCGTCCGCGTCGCCGAATACTGCACGCAGCTGCCCGTCCATCCGCGCCACCCCTACGCGGGCGAGCTGGTCTTCACGGCCTTCTCCGGCTCGCACCAGGACGCCATCAACAAGGGCCTGAAGGCGCTGGCCAAGTCCAACCACGGCACCTGGGAGGTCCCGTACCTGCCCATCGACCCGCAGGACCTGGGCCGCAGCTACGAGGCGGTGATCCGCATCAACAGCCAGTCGGGCAAGGGCGGCATCGCCTATGTGCTGGAGAAGGATTACGGCATCCAGATCCCGCGCCGCCTGCAGATCGAGTTCTCCAAGACGGTGCAGCGCATCGCCGACGAGACCGGCAAGGAGCTGGCCCCCGCCGACATCCACAACGCCTTCAAGGCCGAGTATCTGGACATCGACGCCCCGCTGGCCCTGATCGAGCATTCGACCGAGCCGCGCGGCCCGAACTCCGGCGCCCGCGTGCTGAACGTGGTGGTGTCGCGCGACGGCGTGGTCAGCACGCTGAAGGGTTCGGGCAAGGGTCCGATCGACGCCTTCCTGGACGCGCTGCGCCAGGGTGCGGGCATCGACCTGCATGTGGTTGACTACCGCGAGCACGCCGTCGGCGAGGGCGAGGACGCTCAGGCCTGCGCCTATGTCGAGGTGAAGACCAAGGACGAGCGCACCCTGTTCGGCGTCGGCATGGACGCGGACATCGTGACCGCCTCGCTGCGCGCCCTGGTCAGCGCCGCGAACCGCGCCGCGCGGTAA
- a CDS encoding IS630 transposase-related protein encodes MGQPYSSDLRERVLLAYERHEGGPELLARRFQISRACAYNWVRAARLEGRRVAKPHAGGVPAKLDAEGVSVLRALVREDNDATLAQYRDRLAARTGIALSPAVVCRTLKRLGLARKKRR; translated from the coding sequence ATGGGCCAGCCATATTCCTCCGATCTGCGCGAACGGGTTCTGCTGGCTTATGAGCGCCACGAGGGCGGCCCCGAGTTGCTGGCGCGGCGCTTCCAGATCAGCCGAGCCTGCGCGTACAACTGGGTGCGGGCCGCACGCCTTGAGGGGCGGCGGGTCGCCAAGCCGCATGCCGGCGGCGTACCAGCCAAACTGGACGCGGAGGGCGTGAGCGTGCTGCGGGCCTTGGTGCGGGAGGATAATGACGCGACACTGGCACAGTACCGCGACCGGTTGGCCGCACGCACCGGCATCGCGCTGAGCCCGGCGGTGGTGTGCCGCACCTTGAAGCGGCTGGGGTTGGCGCGCAAAAAAAGACGCTGA